One Cellulosimicrobium protaetiae genomic region harbors:
- a CDS encoding phosphopantetheine-binding protein produces the protein MTTTAPPTREQALADLAEVLGAGASAPEIGLDDDLTDHGLDSVRLMALVERWRGAGWPVEFAQVAVDPTLRGCLRALGVPHD, from the coding sequence ATGACCACCACGGCCCCGCCCACGCGCGAGCAGGCTCTCGCCGACCTCGCGGAGGTCCTCGGCGCGGGGGCCTCCGCACCCGAGATCGGGCTCGACGACGACCTGACGGACCACGGCCTGGACTCCGTGCGCCTCATGGCCCTGGTCGAGCGCTGGCGCGGCGCGGGCTGGCCCGTCGAGTTCGCCCAGGTCGCGGTCGACCCGACGCTACGCGGCTGCCTGCGCGCCCTCGGCGTGCCGCACGACTGA
- a CDS encoding ABC transporter substrate-binding protein — protein sequence MSRTRPTTRPTRPGRAAALLLAPAIAAALVVSGCAPTTDAGEPASTAAESATRTVETAFGEVTIPADPQQVVALEGGTGPLLEAGIVPVATADGDWPDSFLPAEYEQVADLPIVLGADGWDYEKIASLQPDLIVGFVRGGKEEELSAEKHAEYDKLSQIAPTVLVRATGSATVKDASLEIASALGAGEEAEATKAEYDARVAELRDTYGDVIAANTFAAVDSFEEVTVYSQISWLGGILDDLGAPLPEVVADETAENAAFLSYEQLGQIADATVVLTEQTVDGAPGPGAEELAAASTYQELPAVQAGHAYGVRYFFADRYSLALDVLDQLEVVLQDLQG from the coding sequence ATGTCCCGCACCCGACCCACCACCCGCCCGACCCGTCCCGGACGGGCGGCCGCGCTGCTGCTCGCCCCGGCCATCGCCGCCGCCCTCGTCGTGAGCGGGTGCGCGCCCACGACGGACGCGGGCGAGCCCGCGTCGACCGCGGCGGAGTCCGCGACCCGCACGGTCGAGACCGCCTTCGGCGAGGTCACGATCCCGGCCGACCCGCAGCAGGTCGTCGCGCTCGAGGGCGGCACCGGGCCGCTCCTGGAGGCGGGCATCGTCCCGGTCGCTACCGCCGACGGGGACTGGCCCGACTCGTTCCTGCCCGCCGAGTACGAGCAGGTCGCGGACCTGCCGATCGTGCTGGGCGCGGACGGCTGGGACTACGAGAAGATCGCCTCGCTCCAGCCCGACCTCATCGTCGGGTTCGTGCGCGGCGGCAAGGAGGAGGAGCTCAGCGCCGAGAAGCACGCGGAGTACGACAAGCTCTCGCAGATCGCGCCGACCGTCCTCGTCCGGGCGACCGGCTCGGCGACGGTGAAGGACGCGTCGCTCGAGATCGCGAGCGCGCTCGGCGCGGGCGAGGAGGCCGAGGCGACCAAGGCGGAGTACGACGCCCGGGTCGCCGAGCTGCGCGACACGTACGGGGACGTCATCGCCGCGAACACGTTCGCGGCCGTCGACTCGTTCGAGGAGGTCACGGTCTACTCCCAGATCTCGTGGCTCGGTGGCATCCTCGACGACCTCGGGGCCCCGCTGCCCGAGGTCGTGGCGGACGAGACCGCGGAGAACGCCGCGTTCCTCTCCTACGAGCAGCTCGGGCAGATCGCGGACGCGACCGTCGTGCTCACCGAGCAGACCGTCGACGGCGCACCCGGCCCCGGCGCCGAGGAGCTCGCCGCGGCCTCGACGTACCAGGAGCTCCCGGCCGTCCAGGCGGGGCACGCCTACGGCGTCCGGTACTTCTTCGCCGACCGCTACAGCCTGGCCCTCGACGTCCTCGACCAGCTCGAGGTCGTGCTCCAGGACCTCCAGGGCTGA